Below is a genomic region from Eupeodes corollae chromosome 1, idEupCoro1.1, whole genome shotgun sequence.
gtaattgaagataactggaaagccatctgattttttctttgagtttacaaaattccaaaattttttaggattctctttcaaagaggtgcccatatcagtaacataacaagcatataaataattagaaagagatttaaattggttaaagagttcaacataaaaagagaagttgactggagacagagttttgagatacgttttccatgccttatttcttttgttacgcagtaaacgcaattctttcgtgtaccaaggatggcttaagtttgtatttcttgatttctttatcggtacatttttttcaaaacaacaattaaggatcctataaaaagttgaaactgcttcgtcaatgttagaaaatgctagtgtatcagcaattccagaaatggttaaatcttcagataactgctggaaattggctcttctgaaatcaaaattatataagcaatcaaaagaattactgtgattagtaaggtgattacttaagtcaaaaaaaatgtccaacggggggtgatatttgtcaatattagtaattcctgatctagactctagaacaagagtactaatagcgccagaagaaaagactaaatcgagaattcgattttttgagtttttaatacagcttgtttgctgtaagtcagtaagaaggactttatcgagaagagatagttccatttgtgaaaaagaaggagaggcttcaaggcaggattcgtcttcggatggaatccagtcaatgtgtggtaaattaaaatcacctaaaagtaagatattggtgtcagagctggacaaatttataagatagtctaatgccaaggagatatcgttataaacagactccaaactttttggaggaatgtaaacgtttaaaatgaaaaagtcttagtctgtaccattaactttacacataccagttcaattgataatacaaatggaaaagatacagaagaagagaaatatgtattttttaccgctatgagaacacctccacctaaatcctttgcattaccaacatgacgatcttttctgtaaacttcgaactcttgactaaaaagttctgtgtcggaaaagcttgaattaagccacgtttctgtcaaaacgaatacgtcgtgtggaaatgattgggagttaagaaaaatgtcagtagtcttgctacgaagtccccttacgttttggtagaagagcgtaagcctgttaagttttttgatttgtttttcaaagaaacgccctgtttttgaatttgagtaaattctttgactaaagtctcttcgggccatatatttgggttgcaaatagaatcaaagtaagtgggattcgttattaatttaaaagaggaaacaaagctttttggtttactgatcttagtacacctgatagatgagctggaaggtatgctcttggtagatactaagtgggaagttatatcttctggcgtagtaactgggtccagacgagatattaaaattatttttggtttggagacagctttgatagggatgacgttgtttattacagttcctgtaaCGGTGTCACTATTGGAAGCTAAATCTGAGGCAACAATTTGAGGTATATTGGGAGTTCCTGTGGGATCTGTAGGTATTGGAGTGATGTTGacgtttgttctttttgatggtggggtagaatttctagcaggttcagagttttctcggcttcttttcttagactttttcttttgtttctcaggtacactttctgcgttattaacacCAGAACCTGATTGGGCGAGCATATCTTCACATGTAGAAGAGAAAGTAGTGGGAATAGGCTGTGCCAAATCATTAGTCGAAGTAGAACTATCGACCATGATATTGGTTACAgagtatgcatttaatttgcaaactgcagtgttgaaagacttcagtagctcttcaaaatctttagaaagttttaaaatgtcagccttaaaagaagacattttaaaagctagttgAGATACAGAGAGCTTACGGCAGTCGTGACAGTACCAGTAAGCAAATTTAGAATTggctattttttcaatgaaagcgtTGGTTGAACCAACGCATTTTGCATGGTAAAGATTACCACAGGGTCCGAAACAGGCAAATAGAGGATTATTATTAGCACCCTCTTGGCAGTTTTTATTGTAGCAATCCATATTTCCTAAggagtgttaaaataaataataatacaaaaaaaaaaaaaaaaatacaatggtatttaaattaaaaataataaaaaaaaaaaaaaaaaaaaaacaccacggGAAGCGGGACTCGTACCTACGTGCTTCAAACAGAAGTCACAATGAAACCAAGCTTTTACTTACTGGCCTACGCAAGGCCCTCAAAATcggttgacaaaaatataatgatATTAAACTAATAAGGTGGAATCAATCTAGTCAAACAAAGAAAGTAGaggaaaatcaaatataaaataattgaaaacaaaaagcacTCACACATGGACAAGGGAACActttggaaaaaacaaaaatactgaacACCTTACCGGGGAGAActttagttttaaacaaaataacacaaaattcaagaaaattgaaattgattaaaatgcTAATATAAcacaatatttgataaaattaatgaataaaacaaaattaagttcacTTATTCAGTGAAATTTAAAACCACTATAAATATCTAAACacgatttatataagaaaaaaaaggaaaatatagaGCCTATAAAAACACGACTAATAATAAGAACCAGTGCAACCACTTTTGTAGAGATAGGGTCCAGAGATtcgatagcggcctgactatctgagaaaatacggatatcatgcgttgatatcacgttttctttaagccaggacaagacttcttgtATTGCTAAAAaattccgcctggaacacgctacaacgATTGGAAGGGCGGAATgggagacttaatttcagtcgttcagagatACACACCTCCGCCAACtattgtttttgatccatccaTATAAGAATTGACTAACTCGTCCTTCATGAATCCATAAATCTAAATGGTATAGAAGAATTTAAGTTTCAGTAGAATTGCAGTGTaggtagtctgtgtgctttggaattaatTCTAATTACATAAGAATACAAATCTTTTGCCAAGTTTAAGAAATCCAACGATTAGAATGACAAAATCCAATTTTGTAAGCTTCGTAAAGAATTCATTGTTCTCATTCATTGAAGTGAACTTAAAATGCGACCCAAAGCGGTTCTGgtcttttattaattctaaatgAAAATCAATTAGGATCCCCAACTCAATGAATTTCAAAGGTGAAGAATCTACTGAGGTAAGTAAGACACTTGAACTTTTTGCTTAGTTTTTTGAATCCGTATACTTTAACGCTCATTCCTTTTAATGATCGTCCCAAAGTGGATATTGGGTATATACAGCTTAATTCTGCTGATGTTTTAGAAGGATTACAAAGTCTCAAACAATACGCTAAACCTGGTGTGGATGGCATTCCTGCGATTGTCTTAAAACGATGCTCTAATTCTCTTTGCCTAAAtctgcttattatttttaaccgtTCTTTGTCTTCCGGAATATTTCTGGACGAATGGAAATCATCTTTCTGCATTccaatttttgaattgggctCTAAAAACAACGTTAAAAACTATAGGGGAATTTGTAAGTTATCTGCCACtcctaaactttaaaaaaagtttaattaaaataaaacttgattttcgtgCAAAGGAACATGTTAGTAGTGCCCAACATGAATTACTAATTtagcttgtttttcttctttcgtGGTTGAATCTATTCAAACTCAAAGCCAAGTTGATGCTATTTATACTGACTTCAGCAAAGCCTTCGATTCTGTATGTCACCGTATATTGCTTCATAAGCTTCAAGTATTCGGCATACACTCAAGTCTACTTCAGTGGATCGGGTCATTCCTAATTGGTAGAGTGCAAGAAGTAAAAATAGAGGAATATACTTTAAGGCCTATTAGATGTACTTCAGGTGTCCCTGaaggtagtcatcttggtcctttgctgtttataatatttattggtCATATTGTTAACCATATTAATTTTAGCcaatgtttaaaatatgacctcaaactatttttgaaagtaaCAAGGATTTAGATAACTTATACTGTTGGTGTTAGTCAAACAGCCTAAACCTTAACGTTAAAAAATGCTTTGTTATTTCTATCtccaaaaaacatttgatttacgAGTTTCCTTATTCTCTAGGATCCAGCCATCTTCAAAGAGCTTTTAAAGTTAAAGATCTAGGGATTATATTCGAtcacaaattttcttttgttcatcATGTTGATGCCATCGTCACAATGTTAggattaataaaaagaaattcaactGATTTTTCCGACCTCTACACCTTTGTTGCGCTCTATACTTCTTTAGTAAGATCTATTTTGGAATATGCTGATGTCATCTGGAACCCTCACCAACAACTATTCGCCGAGAGAAGTCAAAAGATCCAAAATCGTTTTACAAGGTATGTTTAGCGAGATGTTTAgcgagatgttagtgcagatgtgtccacgttgctGAAAGCACCTTCggtgtcaaggaaagcaaccatagtgaactctctatgatggagggaatattcgacggtggcATGTTAAGACGAGgatagaagtcttgtatcaatacttgcccttcaATGGATgtcaatcaatctttctaagCAGTAAGCTCCCAAGAAGGAATGATCATATACTtttggctgaatcacaaacacgcttcagcttcggcttcacctgacgtttacgagtttaaCCATAGgtattcaatgcatgctatcggGATGGGGCTTGggcctcacgtttcgtttgacagtcgtaaggaaaagaacgtaatgcaACGTAATGTAAATCCAAACAGAAGTTCTTATTCAATTATcttaacatttgctttgtctgacagcccaacagctgtacaaaaatgtcaacaaacaaaatatttggtcTTTGGAGgtatgaaataatagaaatgacattcaaagcaacctcgaagccggcccaccgtaacgcagacgaagccgaagctgaaacgtgtttgtgtttcagccatttaAGTCGTTGATCttaaggattgacttgcgagcatttaactgctttaggtataaaaaacaactttaacttctctccatgccgagggaacatagACCAGATCTGGttaaaattgcctcaaggattggtccAAATGTCTATAATGCTTATTGTAGTTCGGCTGGTTTTATCTCATGTGGtgctgcagatttaaatggtttgaagctgttaagAACCCATTTTAGCTTGTCTCTTGTGATCAGACCATATGGACATGTTATATAGAAACGTGAACGAATATGATTTTAGCAAGTTTCGGTTAGCGAACTACCAGAAAAGTGAGTATCCAGTAGTAAGTTAAGCGGGTTttcacttgaatttgtccagcaGCCGTCCACATTTTTCAgacagcttggcatcgctggattgATTGAAAGAATATTTCGTTGCATGGAGgattcagaagtttcttctatcgtgccactgAAGGATCGCCAGGAaaatcgcttagatttccttagtgccttcttatAAATTCTTAGGGTTTCTTTGTAAGAATCCAAACAACGGTCAATAAACACATGCTTGAGTCTCACGAAATGACATTTAatagatagatacatttttattttcgtatttgacttttctcaaaaaaccttacttttttaaatcggttcattagtttaaaaaaaataaaaaaaaagtaagaaaacctCTTTTAGCCTTCTgaagcaatacgaaaatatattttcataaattgaaaaaccccaagtaaaaatatctatcagcccgttttttgattttgaccaAGAAAATTGTATGAGGGCTACTGTAATTTTTGGCCACACAAACAGACAGAATTGCGGAAGCACTTTTTCAACTTCTCTAGTAGCCCatcgaataatttatttttgaaacaaagcttattttgacagctgttctCCAATTACACCTTATAGTAAGTCAGTATCAGTATTCAGCAAAACTAAGTAAGTTGTATAGTCTCAGTTCTTACTAAACCTCAACTGACAGCTATCAAATTGCAAATTGTGCATTTTGGAACACTTATTACACTAACGTCGAGATTCGTCTTAATACCTTTTTAACGTATGCGTTAGAAAGACGAATATCAAAGTATTTAAGTTGGAATGTATGAACATattttaaagagttcaacaaaACCCTGCTTTGATACACAACTCCGATTTGTACAATTGTGCTTAAATCCTTCTTTTGCCAAGatcttaactttaaataaaaaagccacttgcattttttaatattttaaactaaaatttgtatttgcgaAACATTCTACACACCTAacttaaataattcttaatCTTACCAAGCTTGCTGCAGAGAAGCAGCGAAGGCAAACTGTTGTGGCTGATAGTAGCTCTGCTGAGCCAACAATTGTGGGGTGGcaagtaatttttgttgttgcaacCCCAAACCAATCAAACTTGGTTGGTATTGAATTTTGGCAAAGGCAGCTTGAGGTTGAGCAGCTTGAGCTGGGAAGAGTGCCAACTTCTGTGGGGTGAACCCAGCTGGAGCGGCTGATATGGGAACCAAGACAAATCCGGCAGGAATGGCAGCAGTGGTTGCGGCAACGTTTGTAGCAGTTTCCGCTTCGTCATTCTCGGTATCACGTTCCTTATTGCCTTGGGTTATGCGACCAGATTTCTTGTCCAAAGGTGCAACATTTTCGACATCTTTACTCTCCTCGAGGGATTCACTGCTGGAACTTTCAGGGATGGCCTTGTTGATGGGAGCTCCATATTGACGGGATGGCTGTTGCTGACGTTGGAATTGAATTTGACGTTGCGAAGTAGCTTGCTGGGGTCTCAAGAACTGTCCTTGCAGCTGGGAGGCAGAGGTCTCTTCGGGAGCTCCGTATTGTTGAGATGGCTGCTGCACGGGACGGGTGAAGTCGGAAGGCTGCAAGTTTGAGGCTTCTTCTTGTGGGGCACCATATAATCCAGAAGGTTGTTGAGGGAATTGGGATTGAGATCCCTCACTCTCTGAAGGAGTTCCGTAGTACTGACTTGGagtttgttgctgttgttgctggatttgttgctgttgttgctgataTTGCTGCTGGAGTTTCTTGATTTGAGCCAGT
It encodes:
- the LOC129940256 gene encoding mediator of RNA polymerase II transcription subunit 15, whose product is MAPKLSLLVLMTCAVAVCNAEAPFRGYSSRLQQQQAGPYPASGFRPDRTFNLPTGEAIAQQLRLAQIKKLQQQYQQQQQQIQQQQQQTPSQYYGTPSESEGSQSQFPQQPSGLYGAPQEEASNLQPSDFTRPVQQPSQQYGAPEETSASQLQGQFLRPQQATSQRQIQFQRQQQPSRQYGAPINKAIPESSSSESLEESKDVENVAPLDKKSGRITQGNKERDTENDEAETATNVAATTAAIPAGFVLVPISAAPAGFTPQKLALFPAQAAQPQAAFAKIQYQPSLIGLGLQQQKLLATPQLLAQQSYYQPQQFAFAASLQQAW